GAAATATATCTTTAAGTTTATTTCATGGAAGTCGTATTGGAATATTAGGTATTATTTCAGCTTTAGCTTGGGGATTGGGATATTTTGGACAACCACATATTTTGGTTAGATTTATGAGTGTAAAAAATCTATATGAATTAAAAAAAGCTAGAATTATAGCTATGTTATGGGTTATTATTTCTTTAATTGGGGCTGTTGCCATTGGAATTACAGGAATAGGATTATTTGCTGATGTTTCAAAGATGGGTGGAGATTCAGAAAAGGTATTTATTTATATGATTAGTATGTTATTTAATCCTTGGGTAGGAGGGGTTATGTTAGCAGCTATATTATCAGCTATTATGTCTACTATTGACTCTCAACTTTTAGTGTCAGCTTCTACATTATCAGAAGATTTTTATAGATATATTAAAAAAGATGCTTCAGAAAAAGAAATTATGTGGACGGGTAGAATTGGAATAATACTTATTTCAGTTATAGCTACAATAATAGCTATGGATACAAATTCTCAAATCTTATCTATGGTTTCATATGCTTGGGGAGGATTTGGTGGAGCTTTTGGACCAGCTATATTAATGACTTTATATTGTGAAAAATTAAATTGGAAAAGTGTTTTCACAGGAATGTTAGTGGGAGTTCTAGTAATAATTTTTTGGAAATTATCTGGACTAGGAAATTACCTATATGAAATATTACCAGCTTTTGTCTTAAATGGATTAACAGTATATCTATCAGAAAAATTTGTATTTGGAAAAGTTGGTTTACCACAAAAAATATGTTAATTACTGTATAGATTAAAATATAAAGAAGTGATGAATAGAAAATAAAATTATTTATAAATCTATTCATCACTTTTAATTTAATCTAAAAATTAAGTTGCTTATCAATACCCATTAAATTAATCTAAAAGATATAACAACTATCCTATTACTTTTTAAAAACCCTTAATATCTAATCAACACTATTCAAGAGAGAAAAGTCATTATTTCAAAATAAAATACCCTCTAAATTTATACTCCACAACTTCAATAGAATTACTAAAATACTCTAAAAAGTTAATGAAAAACTAAAATATTAGTAAAATTAAAATAATCTAAATAGTCTAATAACAATTCTATTCTCTCTAAAAAACTTCTTAATATCTAATCATTACTATTCGAGAGAAAAATTATTACTTTAAAATAAAGTATCCTCTAAATTTATATCCCCAACTTTAATAGAATTACTAGAAAATTTTAAAAAGTTAGTAAAAAAAAATATTGATTAAATTAAAAAGTTCTAAATAATCTAATAGTTATCCTATTCCTACTTAAAA
This region of Fusobacterium perfoetens ATCC 29250 genomic DNA includes:
- the putP gene encoding sodium/proline symporter PutP, which codes for MATTETLITFVIYLIFLMAVGIYFYKKTETAEDYVLGGRGMGSWVTALSAQASDMSGWLLMGLPGAVYMTGMSQTWTAIGLTLGTYLNWRILAPKLRVQTEETDSMTLPNFLSKKLGDDTGTIRIFSAIVILFFFTIYSSSGIVAAGKLFSSILGIDYKLAVLIGVGTIVFYTFMGGYLACCWTDFFQGTLMFLAILIVPVLAYTAGGGIENIQAISQARNISLSLFHGSRIGILGIISALAWGLGYFGQPHILVRFMSVKNLYELKKARIIAMLWVIISLIGAVAIGITGIGLFADVSKMGGDSEKVFIYMISMLFNPWVGGVMLAAILSAIMSTIDSQLLVSASTLSEDFYRYIKKDASEKEIMWTGRIGIILISVIATIIAMDTNSQILSMVSYAWGGFGGAFGPAILMTLYCEKLNWKSVFTGMLVGVLVIIFWKLSGLGNYLYEILPAFVLNGLTVYLSEKFVFGKVGLPQKIC